A genomic segment from Neobacillus sp. YX16 encodes:
- a CDS encoding CapA family protein, whose translation MIVAGVLLIEQHNNQAAAEKKHPAKEHTARLQTVMSRTLTEKVTVGAIGDILIHDTVYQDAYNGSQYNFNPIFENVKSMMESPDVLTANQESMLGGVDIGVSSYPTFNSPHEVADALVHSGVDIVSIANNHTLDKGERGILSATDYLNSIGLPHVGSFLNQEDRKKLRIINKNGIKLAFLSYTYGTNGIPIPDGKDFLVNLINRDLMSDEILRAKKEADVVIMSIHWGNEYQRIPTNEQKDLANFLANQGVDIIFGSHPHVLQPMEWINTEDGGKSFVIYSLGNFISGQVRDYKDIGGMATVEITKHISNTGKSIELSNPAFYPTYVSSQRSKNYQVVPLENAGSFGLQNAAAKYQEIKDHMTQWLR comes from the coding sequence ATGATCGTTGCTGGGGTGCTTCTTATTGAACAGCATAATAACCAGGCTGCTGCAGAAAAAAAACACCCTGCAAAGGAACATACTGCAAGATTGCAGACTGTTATGAGCAGGACTCTAACAGAAAAGGTAACTGTCGGTGCCATCGGCGACATTTTGATTCATGATACGGTTTATCAGGATGCGTATAATGGATCGCAATATAATTTCAACCCTATCTTCGAAAATGTTAAAAGCATGATGGAATCACCGGATGTACTAACAGCTAATCAGGAAAGCATGTTAGGTGGAGTTGACATTGGTGTATCAAGCTACCCGACGTTTAATAGTCCACACGAGGTCGCAGATGCTCTCGTCCATTCGGGGGTTGATATTGTGTCAATTGCTAACAACCATACGTTAGACAAAGGGGAAAGAGGTATTCTTTCCGCTACCGATTATTTAAATAGTATCGGACTTCCCCATGTTGGAAGCTTTCTAAATCAAGAGGATCGCAAAAAACTAAGAATCATCAATAAAAATGGCATTAAATTAGCCTTTCTATCTTATACCTATGGTACAAATGGAATACCCATTCCAGATGGAAAAGACTTCCTTGTTAATCTTATCAATCGTGATCTTATGAGTGACGAAATTCTGCGTGCTAAGAAAGAAGCAGATGTTGTGATTATGAGTATCCATTGGGGAAATGAATACCAACGAATTCCGACGAACGAGCAAAAGGATTTGGCGAATTTCCTTGCGAACCAAGGAGTTGATATCATCTTCGGGTCTCATCCCCATGTACTTCAGCCAATGGAATGGATTAATACGGAAGATGGCGGAAAGTCATTTGTTATTTATTCACTGGGTAACTTCATTTCAGGACAAGTAAGAGACTATAAAGATATTGGCGGCATGGCAACGGTTGAAATAACGAAACATATTTCTAATACTGGAAAGTCAATTGAATTATCAAATCCGGCTTTTTATCCCACCTATGTTTCTAGCCAACGAAGTAAAAATTATCAAGTCGTACCATTAGAAAATGCAGGTTCCTTCGGATTGCAAAATGCTGCTGCTAAATACCAGGAAATTAAAGACCATATGACCCAATGGCTCCGTTAA
- a CDS encoding CPBP family intramembrane glutamic endopeptidase → MKQINYQGYILSILFIVLIYFFTRSYYSLFTWFLLGLFLLLAFLKEENRLFAWVMISFFVGNLILFYTDKFIEGYQFIPIYRVIINQVLFLIPILSVCYVIKQFNKKISFFFNKRELNNTNKLSYIILILLAVGVTLLLINNSESDLNRILSLITFTLIHASLQETIWRGILLTQLIKITNETSAILFTSIAFAMNTTIFGFSISVALVYLFLGLIFALLTIKYKSILPSIFAHTLILIFFYLNDWLQLPL, encoded by the coding sequence ATGAAACAAATTAACTATCAAGGATATATTTTATCAATATTGTTTATCGTTTTAATTTATTTCTTCACGAGAAGTTACTATAGTCTATTTACTTGGTTCCTCCTTGGCCTCTTCCTCTTGCTCGCTTTCCTGAAGGAAGAAAATCGTTTATTTGCATGGGTGATGATTTCCTTTTTTGTTGGAAATCTAATTCTCTTTTATACCGATAAATTTATTGAAGGGTATCAGTTCATTCCAATCTATAGGGTAATCATAAATCAGGTATTGTTCCTTATCCCTATCCTATCGGTATGTTATGTGATTAAGCAGTTCAATAAAAAAATTAGCTTCTTTTTTAATAAACGAGAGCTAAATAACACCAATAAGCTTTCCTATATCATTTTGATACTTCTTGCTGTTGGTGTTACTTTATTATTAATCAATAATAGTGAATCAGATTTGAACAGGATCCTTTCTCTTATCACCTTCACTCTTATTCATGCCTCTCTGCAGGAAACGATATGGCGAGGTATTCTGTTAACACAATTAATTAAGATAACAAATGAAACATCTGCTATTTTGTTTACAAGTATTGCCTTTGCGATGAACACAACTATATTTGGATTTTCTATTTCTGTAGCTCTGGTATATCTATTTTTAGGGTTGATATTTGCCTTGTTAACCATTAAATATAAAAGCATTTTGCCATCTATTTTCGCCCATACATTGATATTAATTTTCTTTTACCTAAATGACTGGCTTCAACTTCCTTTATAA
- a CDS encoding HesB/YadR/YfhF family protein, whose product MKILINSEAAAWYKQELNLKTGDFVRFYVRYGGCSTVQSGFSLGISNDEPVDIGAKTTEEGVTFYIEEKDLWYFDDHDLIIEYHAKYDEPVLDYKKA is encoded by the coding sequence ATGAAAATCCTAATCAACAGTGAAGCTGCAGCATGGTACAAACAAGAACTAAATCTTAAAACAGGTGATTTTGTCCGTTTCTATGTCCGTTATGGCGGATGCAGTACCGTACAAAGTGGGTTTTCACTTGGTATATCAAATGATGAACCCGTTGATATTGGTGCAAAGACAACCGAAGAAGGGGTAACTTTTTATATTGAAGAAAAAGACTTATGGTACTTCGATGACCATGATTTAATCATTGAGTATCATGCAAAATATGATGAGCCTGTTTTAGATTATAAAAAAGCATAA
- a CDS encoding Gfo/Idh/MocA family oxidoreductase, with protein sequence MLKLGIIGLGDIAKKAYLPVFSKLADVEFHLFTRNTNVLTEISTQYRFPHTHSSLTTLIECGIKGAFVHSSTESHEEIVRELLENGIHVYVEKPITYHLETTKELVELAERKGLILMTGFNRRFAPFYQAMTEIEQPNMVILQKNRHALPSDIRSFVYDDFIHVLDTVRYLLKGDVQETIVNGRVDNGMLYHVVVQFICKDMTGIAIMNRDSGAVEERLEVMGTNEKRVVHDLDKLAIYRDQKEIAHSFNNWDSTLFKRGFEQIVEEFISAVGNGGFPSVTARDSLQTHEICELVVQQLENR encoded by the coding sequence ATGTTAAAGTTAGGAATCATCGGTCTTGGGGATATAGCGAAAAAAGCTTATTTGCCTGTTTTTAGTAAGCTAGCTGATGTGGAATTCCATCTATTCACAAGAAATACTAACGTTTTAACGGAAATTAGTACTCAATATCGTTTTCCACATACTCATTCTAGTCTTACTACACTAATAGAGTGCGGAATTAAAGGAGCTTTTGTCCATTCGTCAACGGAATCTCATGAGGAAATTGTAAGAGAGCTTTTAGAGAATGGTATCCATGTCTATGTCGAAAAGCCTATCACCTATCACTTGGAGACAACCAAGGAACTTGTGGAACTTGCCGAGAGAAAAGGGCTTATCTTAATGACTGGATTTAACAGACGATTTGCCCCATTTTATCAGGCAATGACAGAAATTGAACAACCAAATATGGTTATTTTACAAAAGAACCGCCACGCACTCCCCAGCGATATTCGCTCATTTGTCTATGATGATTTTATCCACGTTTTAGATACGGTGCGTTACCTGTTGAAAGGTGATGTACAAGAAACAATCGTTAATGGAAGAGTAGATAATGGGATGCTTTATCATGTAGTCGTTCAATTTATCTGTAAGGACATGACAGGTATCGCGATTATGAATCGAGACAGCGGGGCAGTAGAAGAGAGATTAGAAGTAATGGGAACGAACGAGAAAAGAGTTGTTCATGATTTAGATAAATTAGCGATTTATCGTGATCAAAAGGAAATCGCTCATTCTTTTAACAATTGGGATTCTACTCTTTTTAAAAGAGGATTTGAACAGATTGTTGAAGAGTTTATAAGTGCGGTAGGTAATGGCGGCTTTCCATCCGTTACTGCAAGAGATTCATTACAGACACATGAAATATGCGAGCTTGTAGTCCAACAACTGGAGAACAGGTAA
- a CDS encoding thioesterase family protein: MDTLFISTREIQLLYADTDMMGVIYHANYLKYFELGRSGLIEDLGYSYVDMENAGYFAPVYDIQATYKKPLRYGDRGFVKTWIEKNDGLKTVYGYSIINGDEEVCAEGTSTHIVVKKDNFRPIAFKKAFPEWYLKYEEIKKK, translated from the coding sequence ATGGACACTTTATTTATTTCTACAAGAGAGATTCAACTTTTATATGCAGATACGGACATGATGGGTGTCATCTATCATGCCAACTATTTGAAGTATTTTGAACTCGGCAGAAGCGGATTAATTGAGGACCTTGGCTATAGTTATGTAGATATGGAGAATGCAGGGTATTTTGCACCCGTATATGACATCCAAGCTACCTATAAAAAACCGTTACGTTATGGTGATAGAGGTTTCGTAAAGACTTGGATTGAAAAAAATGACGGGCTTAAAACTGTTTATGGGTATTCCATCATAAATGGGGACGAGGAAGTTTGTGCAGAAGGTACTTCGACTCATATTGTTGTCAAAAAGGACAACTTTAGACCGATTGCATTCAAAAAGGCGTTTCCTGAATGGTACCTGAAGTATGAAGAAATAAAGAAGAAGTAA
- a CDS encoding AAA family ATPase, which yields MIRQQTNPPIDQTEQITHWEKELNENGFIANENELLTAIRGQSNPVLISKMLTMAALSRLTRKNQDTLAFAWLQKALDLHPDNEMAKSYFIQYDWKKKKDILDILEFPAIRETDNRTAKKKVAEQYIQICQNFLAEADDHIENLTEKRNLAEALRNEPLSLQYQKLVDLLTEAIEVNGNLLKAAEEYEESIKGVFHTATYYEDLKLHLSSLEVIKKEWQNLFIVAEDVQQDSENALDQLNEMIGMDIVKKRVNDFYQFLKYQKDRKELGFQIKDELSLNMVLTGNPGTGKTTIARLLAKIYHELEVLPRPEVIETDRSQLVGAFVGQTEENVRSVVEKAIGGVLFIDEAYSLKREGQTGNDYGQTAVDTLVSLMTGKEYGGRFAVILAGYPDEMRIFLDANPGLRSRFPQSNLIHLPNYSNEELISIAEKIASENDYILTEEAKIEINHRLDQERVDDTFGNARSVRNIVLDAIFKKGSDYPQSNENILTYTLLDKEDFEVEQSENRESPFDKLGRLIGLTELKGELETLFSFVKMQQFRKEKKLPTVPIQLHSVFTGNPGTGKTTVAKIYAELLKECGMLKRGHLIVASRADFVAGYVGQTAGKTKKKIREALGGVLFIDEAYSLLSQTAGDFGKEVVDTLVDEMTKHNENLVVVLAGYPNEMDRLLESNPGLRSRFKKFFLFPDYSAEELIAIIETYVDNFQYQLSEGAIAFLKQSIENHTFKGNGRFATNLADEMIQAQAMRLIGVTEEEELLEKAIHIESEDAGKALTKFPLIREGE from the coding sequence ATGATACGACAACAAACAAATCCACCAATTGACCAAACCGAACAGATTACCCATTGGGAAAAAGAGCTGAATGAAAACGGGTTTATCGCCAATGAAAATGAGCTATTAACAGCTATTAGAGGCCAATCAAACCCCGTACTTATATCAAAAATGTTAACAATGGCCGCACTTTCGCGTTTAACGCGCAAGAACCAAGATACATTAGCTTTTGCTTGGTTACAAAAAGCATTAGATTTACACCCAGATAACGAGATGGCAAAGTCCTATTTCATACAGTACGATTGGAAGAAGAAAAAAGACATTTTAGATATCTTAGAATTTCCCGCAATAAGGGAAACAGATAATCGAACTGCAAAGAAGAAAGTGGCTGAGCAATACATACAAATTTGTCAAAACTTCTTAGCAGAAGCAGATGATCATATAGAGAATCTTACCGAGAAGAGGAATCTTGCTGAGGCATTGAGAAATGAACCACTTTCTCTTCAATATCAAAAACTGGTTGATTTGCTTACTGAAGCTATTGAAGTTAACGGGAACTTATTAAAGGCTGCTGAGGAGTATGAGGAATCGATTAAGGGTGTTTTTCATACGGCCACCTATTATGAAGACCTAAAATTACATTTGTCCAGCCTCGAAGTTATAAAAAAAGAATGGCAGAATCTCTTTATTGTCGCAGAAGACGTCCAACAGGATTCAGAAAATGCCTTGGACCAATTAAATGAAATGATTGGGATGGATATCGTAAAAAAGCGAGTCAATGATTTTTACCAGTTTTTAAAATACCAAAAGGATCGGAAAGAGCTTGGTTTCCAAATAAAGGATGAATTAAGTCTTAATATGGTTCTAACTGGAAATCCAGGAACAGGGAAAACAACCATCGCCCGTTTATTAGCTAAAATCTATCATGAGCTTGAAGTCCTGCCGCGTCCTGAAGTGATTGAAACTGATAGATCACAGCTCGTAGGGGCCTTTGTAGGTCAAACAGAGGAAAACGTACGCTCCGTAGTTGAGAAAGCGATTGGCGGGGTGCTGTTTATTGATGAAGCCTATAGTTTAAAACGAGAGGGCCAAACTGGAAATGATTATGGGCAAACTGCGGTTGATACTCTTGTTTCGTTAATGACGGGAAAGGAATACGGTGGGAGGTTTGCCGTAATTTTGGCGGGATATCCTGATGAAATGCGTATTTTTTTAGATGCAAATCCTGGACTAAGAAGCCGATTTCCTCAATCTAACCTCATTCATTTACCTAATTATTCCAATGAGGAATTAATATCGATTGCTGAAAAAATTGCCTCAGAAAACGATTATATCCTTACGGAGGAAGCGAAGATTGAAATTAATCATCGCCTTGATCAGGAACGGGTGGATGATACTTTCGGCAATGCGCGATCCGTTCGCAATATTGTGTTAGATGCCATTTTTAAAAAAGGGTCTGATTATCCTCAATCAAATGAGAACATTCTCACGTATACCCTTTTAGATAAAGAGGATTTTGAAGTAGAACAGAGTGAAAATCGGGAATCTCCGTTTGATAAATTAGGTCGGTTAATTGGCTTGACTGAACTAAAAGGTGAATTAGAAACACTATTTTCCTTTGTTAAAATGCAGCAGTTTAGAAAAGAAAAGAAGCTTCCAACGGTACCTATTCAGCTTCATTCGGTCTTCACTGGGAATCCCGGCACTGGTAAAACCACAGTGGCAAAAATATATGCAGAGCTCCTGAAAGAATGTGGAATGTTAAAAAGAGGTCATTTAATTGTGGCAAGCAGGGCTGATTTCGTGGCAGGATATGTGGGTCAAACAGCAGGAAAGACAAAGAAAAAAATCCGCGAGGCTCTTGGCGGAGTATTATTTATTGATGAGGCCTATTCGCTCTTAAGCCAAACAGCAGGTGATTTCGGTAAGGAAGTAGTCGACACTCTTGTTGATGAAATGACCAAGCACAATGAAAATCTTGTTGTGGTCCTTGCAGGTTACCCCAATGAAATGGACCGGCTATTAGAGAGCAACCCTGGTTTGCGCTCGAGATTTAAAAAATTCTTCCTGTTTCCTGACTATTCAGCGGAAGAGCTTATTGCGATTATCGAGACATATGTAGATAACTTTCAATACCAATTAAGTGAAGGTGCAATAGCTTTTTTAAAACAAAGTATTGAAAATCATACATTCAAAGGGAACGGAAGATTTGCTACCAATTTAGCAGATGAAATGATTCAAGCACAAGCAATGAGGCTTATAGGAGTGACAGAGGAAGAGGAATTATTAGAAAAGGCCATCCATATTGAAAGTGAAGATGCGGGAAAGGCGCTTACTAAATTTCCTTTGATTAGGGAAGGGGAATAG
- the tlp gene encoding small acid-soluble spore protein Tlp, translating into MTYNNKPKPDDRSDNAEKLQAMIHDTLENIEAAEDSKAFTDSETQLQQIDAKNERRRESIESYRAEIKDEV; encoded by the coding sequence ATGACTTATAACAACAAACCGAAACCAGACGACCGTAGTGATAATGCTGAAAAGCTTCAAGCGATGATACATGATACACTAGAAAACATTGAAGCTGCAGAAGATTCAAAGGCATTCACTGATAGCGAAACACAACTCCAGCAGATTGACGCGAAAAACGAAAGACGCCGTGAAAGTATCGAATCCTACCGAGCAGAAATTAAGGATGAAGTCTAA
- a CDS encoding acid-soluble spore protein N produces the protein MSNPKRDSKHFAPNHIGTKSRGFGGNKGKTHQDTSGKHAQVIQTKGE, from the coding sequence ATGAGTAATCCGAAAAGAGATAGTAAACACTTCGCCCCTAATCATATTGGAACAAAATCCAGGGGCTTTGGAGGAAACAAAGGTAAAACCCATCAAGATACATCTGGTAAGCATGCGCAAGTCATCCAAACTAAAGGTGAATAA
- a CDS encoding FbpB family small basic protein, with amino-acid sequence MRKPRKRSFAELVSENKSQLLKDRAAMEKIEMRLEEKRLGKAE; translated from the coding sequence ATGAGAAAGCCTAGAAAACGTTCCTTTGCAGAACTTGTATCCGAAAATAAAAGTCAACTTTTGAAAGATAGAGCTGCGATGGAAAAAATTGAAATGCGTTTAGAGGAAAAGCGACTTGGAAAAGCAGAGTAA
- a CDS encoding redoxin domain-containing protein: MVKKVIAVVVLIALLGVAIVQAMDKKAEPENVSQEAANMGGLKVGAKAPDFELKTLSGDTVKLSDLKGKKVMLNFWATWCPPCKAEMPAMEEFHKEAGDEVVILAVNIDPHLDVKAFVDENGITFPIPLDAEDKVNETYQVLSIPTTYFIDTNGNIGNKFIGAMNLDAMKQYTKDLK; this comes from the coding sequence ATGGTGAAAAAAGTCATCGCTGTTGTTGTGTTAATAGCCTTACTTGGAGTTGCGATTGTGCAGGCTATGGATAAAAAGGCTGAACCCGAAAATGTGAGCCAGGAAGCTGCGAATATGGGTGGTTTAAAAGTCGGGGCAAAGGCACCTGATTTTGAACTTAAAACATTATCGGGAGATACTGTTAAACTATCCGATTTAAAAGGAAAAAAAGTTATGCTCAATTTCTGGGCCACTTGGTGTCCGCCATGTAAAGCAGAAATGCCAGCCATGGAGGAATTTCATAAAGAAGCTGGGGATGAGGTTGTTATTTTAGCCGTAAACATTGACCCACACTTAGATGTAAAAGCTTTTGTAGATGAAAATGGTATTACCTTTCCGATTCCTTTAGATGCTGAAGATAAAGTAAACGAAACCTATCAAGTCCTTTCCATCCCAACCACGTATTTTATCGATACGAATGGCAATATTGGAAACAAATTTATCGGGGCCATGAATCTCGATGCTATGAAACAATATACCAAAGATCTGAAATAG
- a CDS encoding class II aldolase/adducin family protein — protein sequence MIIEIKYKKLICDIGKRVYEKGFVAANDGNISVRIGEDEFLITPTNVSKGFLTPDMIIKVDSEGNVIEGDYTPTSEMKMHLLVYRERSDEHAVLHVHPPYATAFATEGIPLDQAIMPESVVSLGTIPLAQYGTPSTDEVPKAVKTHVHNHQGVLLENHGALTWGKNLENAYYLMESLEFTAKINWISRLLKGDRELSKENVAKLIDLKTMMGLEGVSPKGVDVPEGTHAKKVTSVNEQTLSKRDIDLIVDRVTTSVLNALNK from the coding sequence ATGATTATTGAAATAAAATATAAAAAACTAATATGCGATATCGGAAAACGTGTATATGAAAAAGGATTCGTTGCAGCTAATGATGGGAATATTTCTGTCCGTATTGGTGAAGATGAGTTTTTAATCACTCCAACTAATGTTAGTAAAGGATTCTTAACCCCAGATATGATTATAAAAGTAGATAGCGAAGGAAATGTCATCGAAGGTGATTATACTCCTACTTCGGAAATGAAAATGCACCTGCTGGTATATCGTGAGCGTTCAGATGAACATGCAGTCCTACATGTTCATCCCCCGTATGCAACTGCTTTTGCTACCGAAGGAATTCCTTTAGATCAGGCAATTATGCCAGAATCTGTTGTATCCTTGGGGACGATTCCCTTAGCCCAATATGGGACACCTTCTACAGATGAAGTACCAAAGGCCGTCAAAACACATGTCCACAATCATCAAGGGGTATTATTGGAAAACCACGGTGCCTTGACATGGGGGAAGAATTTAGAAAACGCTTATTATTTAATGGAATCTTTAGAGTTCACGGCAAAAATTAATTGGATCTCCAGACTATTAAAAGGGGATCGCGAACTTTCCAAAGAAAATGTTGCTAAGCTTATTGATCTTAAAACGATGATGGGATTAGAAGGGGTTTCCCCGAAGGGCGTTGATGTCCCTGAAGGCACTCATGCAAAGAAAGTGACTTCCGTGAATGAACAGACATTATCAAAAAGAGATATTGACCTGATTGTAGACCGGGTAACAACCAGTGTTCTTAACGCCTTAAATAAGTAA